One Archangium violaceum genomic window, TGGACAGCCAGGAGGCGACAGCACGGAGCGAGGAGCTGGTGCTCCGCAATGAGCAGCGCTTCTTCTTCATGCTGGCCCTGACGTGTCTGCCGTTCTGGGTGGTGGACGCGCTGTCGGTGATGAGGCCGACGTGGGACACGCTGGCGCTGCGCGTGGTGTGGGCGGGGCTGACGCTGGCGCTGGGTAGGTCGCTGTGGCGGTTGGAGCCGCCGCGCCGCCGGCTGGTGCTGACGATTGGCGGGGTGGTGGTGCCCAACCTCTTCCTGCTCCTGGTGGTGCACCGGCTGGGCGGGGTGGGCAACCCGCTCTTCGGCTGGTTCTGCGTGATGCCGGTGGTGAGCCTCTCGGTGTCACGGGGGGAGACGTGGCAGGCGTTGACGAGCACGTTCATGCCGCTCGTCTGCGCGGGCACGTTGCTGTGGCTGGAGGGGGCGCCGCCGGTGCTGGCGGGGTCGTGGCTGCTGCTGGTGGCGGGCTCCGGCGTGGTGGGGTTGCAGATGAGCTCCTTCTACCGGCGGCTGAGAAAGGCGCGGAAGAAGGCGGAGGAGGAGCAGCGCGCGGTGCAGGAGGCGCTGGTGGCGTCACAGGCGCGGGTGCTGGAGGCCGAGCGGTTGGCGCAGGTGGGGCGGCTGGCGGCGGGTGTGGCGCACGAGGTGAAGAACCCACTGGCGTACGTGCAGGCCAACCTGCGCTTCCTGTTGGAGGAGTGGCGGCAGCCGACGACGGGCGCCTCCGACACCGAGTACACCGACGCCCTGCACGAGACGATGCAGGGCGTGGAGCGCATCCATCAAATCGTGAAGGACCTCACGGCGCTGTCGCGCGCGGAGGAGTCGGTGGAGGGCGTGGGGCGGTGCGAGTTGGCGCCCATCATCGACGCGAGCGTGCGCCTGGCGTCGGTGCGGCTCAAGTCGCTGGTGAAGCTGTCGGTGGAGGTGCCGGGGGACCTCTCGGTGCGGGCCGAGTCGAGGCGGTTGGGGCAGGTGTTGCTCAACCTGCTGCTGAACGCGGCGGACGCCATCGAGGACGCGAAGGTGCTGGACGGGCGGGTGGCGGTGCGCGTGGGGGTGGAGGCCGGGCGGGTGAGGCTGATGGTGGAGGACAACGGGCCGGGCATCTCTCCGGAGAACCTGCCGCGGCTCTTCACGTCCTTCTTCACCACGAAGGCGCCGGGGAAGGGGACGGGCCTGGGGCTGGCGTTGTCGAGGCAGTACGTGGAGTCCTTCGGGGGCACGCTGCGCGCGGAGAACCGCCCGGAAGGCGGTGCGCGCTTCATCGTGGAGCTGTCGGCGGCCTAGGCGCCGCGGGTGGGGCTCAGGCGGCCGGACGGGGCTGGGGCGGGGTGGGGGCGGCTGCTGCGATTGCTTCTGCTTCTTGGAGCGCGCCACCACGAAGAAGATGCCCAGGATGAGGAAGGCCCCCGCGCCGACCAGGGTGCCGATGAGTTGGTAGTGCAGCAGGTCCGCGGAGATCTGCCGGATGACCTGGGGCAGATCGCACATCGTCTGGGTCGACTGGAAGCGGGTCGTGTTGTCCCACTCGAGCCACTTCGGCGCCAGCCACGAAGACGTGGCCAGGCCCAGGAAGGCCCCCGCGAGAATGAAGGTCAGCAGCGTCTTCAGTGTGGCCATGTCCGGGCACCTCGGTGAGGAGACGTGGGAGCGTCCTTTAGCACGCAATGTGCGTACTTGGGCCGCGAGGATGCGAGAGCCGTGCTATCTGAGGGCCGTGCCGCTCCTTCCTCTTGCCGCCCTGTTCGGCGTCATCACGCTCGTCTGCGCCGCCTTCCTGCTCGTCCATGCGTTCCGACGCAGCCTGGGGACGGGAATCATGGTGCTGCTGATTCCCTTCTACATGCTCGTCTACGCCTTCAGTCAGTTCGAGCACCCGCGCAAGAACCTCATCCTCGCGGGCTTCTTCGGTGGCACCGTGCTGGCCGCCGTCTTCCTCGGTCTGGGCGCGCACGCGTTGGAGCAGGTCATGCTGCGCCCGCCCCAGCCCCCCGTCTTCTGAGCTCGCCCGCCTTCACCTCGGCGCGCTGTCCCTCCCATCAGCGGGCGGCGGTCGCCACCTGCGTGCGCTGCGGCACCTTCCTGTGCGGCGAGTGCACCGAGCTGCTCGGCGAGGCCGCGTACTGCGCCTCCTGCATGGCCTTCATCGGCGAGCACGGGGCGCCTCCCTTGTTCCTCGAGATGGCGCTCGGCCTGGAGGTCATCGCCCTCGCGTCCATCCCACTCGCGCTGGTCCTGCCGCTCCGAGGGTTGATCCGGGTGGAAGGGGCCGTCTTCGCCTTCTCGCTCCTGCGCGGCATACCGGTACTCAACGGGCTCGCCGCCGGGCTCGGGTTCGGGGCCGCGTTCCGCGAACGGCGCCGCCTGGGGCGTGCGGAGCTTCCCCCCTCCGCGAGCCGGTGGCTCCGCTGGGTCCGAGCGGGGGCCTGGGTCAACCTGGGTTACGTGCTGCTCCAGGCCGCCCTGCTGGCCAAGAGCTTCCTCGACTTCTACAGCGGCCTCTGACGGCCCTGAGGCGACCGCGCCCCGCCGTCACACCCCGCGCTCGTTCGGGTCCCAGGTGTACTTGTGCATCTGGAGCTGGAAGCGCACCGGGAGCCGGTCCTCGATGATCCACTCGGCCAGCGCCTTCGTGGTGAGCTTGCCGAAGACGGTGGAGAAGAGCAGCTCGTAGGGCTTCTCCAGCAGCCGGTGCTCGGCGATGAGCCGCTTGGACCACTCGTAGTCCTCGCGGCTGCCGATGACGAACTTGAGCTCGTCGTTGGCGTTCATCGTGGTGAGGTTCCGGTAGTCGTTCCGGTCGCACTCGCCCGAGGACGGCGTCTTCATGTCCACGATTTTATGGACCGCCGGAGGCACCAGCCGCACGTCGATGGCGCCGCTCGTCTCCAACAACACGATGAGGCCGGCGGCGAGCAGCTCCTCCATGAGCGGATACACCCCGGGCTGCAGCAGGGGCTCGCCACCCGTCACCTCCACGCGGGGCGCGCCGAGCGCCTTCACCTGGGCGACCACGTCCGGAATCTTCATGCGCGTGCCGCCGTGGAAGGCGAACTCGCTGTCACAGTAGGAGCAGCGCAGGTGACAGCCGGTGAGCCGCACGAAGGAGCAGAGGAGCCCTGCGTGCGAGGACTCGCCCTGCACGGACAGGTAGATCTCCTTGACCACCACCGAGTCAGCGGTGGGAACACGACGGGGCTCGATGTGGGGACGCGCGAGGGGCATGGGGGAGTCCGGGGACCCGCTTCAACCCCACCCGGGTGGGTGGATGCAAGCGGAGATGGCCCCTGGGCCTCAACCCCATGATGTCCCCAGGGAATTCCAGGCGCCCGCCCCCCTCCCGGGAGAGCGAGCGCCGGAGCGAGGCCCTCAGCCCCGCGTGGAGCGCGCCTTCACCTGGGCGATGAAACTGTTGATGAGCTGGCGGGCGATGCTCATGGGCGGGGGGAGGTTCGGGAGGTTGTCGGGGGTGAACCAGGCGGCCTCGGCGATCTCCTTGCCATCCACCTGGATATCGCCGCCCGCGTACTCGGCGGTGAAGCCCAACATGAGCGAGCGGCCGAAGGGCCACGGCTGACTGCCGAAGTAGCGGAGGTTCTTCAGCTCCACGCCGACCTCTTCCTTGACCTCGCGTACCACCGTCTCCTCGAGCGACTCGCCGACATCGACGAAGCCGGCCAGGGTGCTGAAGAAGGCGCCAGGGAAGTTGGCGTTGCGCGCGAGCAGCATCGAGTCACCCCGGGTGATGAGCACGATGACCGCGGGGGAGATGCGCGGGTAGAAGGGCGTGTTGCAGACGGAGCAGCGGCGAGCGCGCTCACCGGGGACGAGCACCGTGGGCTGACCATCGCGCCCGCAGAAACGGTGGGTGATGTCCCACTCGGCGGTGGCGAGCGCCCGGCCGGCGATGGCGAAGAGGACTTCGTCCACCCGGTTGTAGAGGCCGCGCGCGGGGACGAGCTTCATTCCGGCGGGGGGCTCGGTGTCCTTGGGAAGGGCGGCGGCGTAGCAGTCCACGCCATCGAGCGTGCCGAGGAAGTGAGCCTCGGTGGCGAGCGCGGGCAGCTCCGCGCCAGTGGGGATGTGCAGGGCGCCGTCGCGTTCGGCGACGAGGAGGTCGAGGCCGCGCGCGGCGAAGAGCAGGGCGGTGTCACGCGAGCGCGTGGGTGCATCATGTCCGGGAAGGAATCGAGGCTGGCTCACGGCGGGCACCTTAGCGGGACCGGGTCCGCCAGGGCAGTGACTCCCGTGCTACGAATGGGAGCCATGTTCCGCACTTCGCTCCTGACGGCCCTGCTCTGTGTCTCCTCCGGCTGTGCCCGGGTCTCCACCGTGCCCGTCCGCTATGTGGTGGGCAGCGCGGATGCTCCCACCTTCCGGGTTTCGCAGGGCAAGGGC contains:
- a CDS encoding sensor histidine kinase, which produces MTQQHGGETLDSQEATARSEELVLRNEQRFFFMLALTCLPFWVVDALSVMRPTWDTLALRVVWAGLTLALGRSLWRLEPPRRRLVLTIGGVVVPNLFLLLVVHRLGGVGNPLFGWFCVMPVVSLSVSRGETWQALTSTFMPLVCAGTLLWLEGAPPVLAGSWLLLVAGSGVVGLQMSSFYRRLRKARKKAEEEQRAVQEALVASQARVLEAERLAQVGRLAAGVAHEVKNPLAYVQANLRFLLEEWRQPTTGASDTEYTDALHETMQGVERIHQIVKDLTALSRAEESVEGVGRCELAPIIDASVRLASVRLKSLVKLSVEVPGDLSVRAESRRLGQVLLNLLLNAADAIEDAKVLDGRVAVRVGVEAGRVRLMVEDNGPGISPENLPRLFTSFFTTKAPGKGTGLGLALSRQYVESFGGTLRAENRPEGGARFIVELSAA
- a CDS encoding radical SAM protein, which translates into the protein MPLARPHIEPRRVPTADSVVVKEIYLSVQGESSHAGLLCSFVRLTGCHLRCSYCDSEFAFHGGTRMKIPDVVAQVKALGAPRVEVTGGEPLLQPGVYPLMEELLAAGLIVLLETSGAIDVRLVPPAVHKIVDMKTPSSGECDRNDYRNLTTMNANDELKFVIGSREDYEWSKRLIAEHRLLEKPYELLFSTVFGKLTTKALAEWIIEDRLPVRFQLQMHKYTWDPNERGV
- the nudC gene encoding NAD(+) diphosphatase, with the translated sequence MSQPRFLPGHDAPTRSRDTALLFAARGLDLLVAERDGALHIPTGAELPALATEAHFLGTLDGVDCYAAALPKDTEPPAGMKLVPARGLYNRVDEVLFAIAGRALATAEWDITHRFCGRDGQPTVLVPGERARRCSVCNTPFYPRISPAVIVLITRGDSMLLARNANFPGAFFSTLAGFVDVGESLEETVVREVKEEVGVELKNLRYFGSQPWPFGRSLMLGFTAEYAGGDIQVDGKEIAEAAWFTPDNLPNLPPPMSIARQLINSFIAQVKARSTRG